A genomic segment from Pseudomonas sessilinigenes encodes:
- the sbnA gene encoding 2,3-diaminopropionate biosynthesis protein SbnA: protein MRDVFLELPEFVPGCRTVLKLEGHHITGSIKIKPAIALIEAAEASGLATPGVTTFIESSSGNLGVAMSCVCASKGYGFICVTDPMATQANIKAIHAYGGRTLVVDQRDANGGFVGTRIEAIRRICAEDPNCVWLNQYSHPANVQAHREQTAREILQVFPAPDWLFIGVGTSGTFMGCAEVFKRESPGTRLVAVDPQGSVSFDRAPGKRLIPGIGASRKPELLDASQADVVVSVTERDTIATCRDVARRYGILLGGSSGSALAAIARLPAPPRLGDTLVVIAPDLGEKYLDTLYDDNWVARHFSSQERAVEMSS, encoded by the coding sequence ATGCGTGATGTTTTTCTGGAGCTGCCGGAGTTCGTACCGGGCTGCCGTACGGTACTCAAGCTCGAGGGCCACCATATAACGGGTTCGATCAAGATCAAGCCGGCGATAGCCTTGATCGAGGCGGCCGAAGCGAGCGGCCTCGCCACGCCGGGGGTGACCACTTTCATCGAGTCCTCCTCCGGTAACCTGGGTGTGGCCATGAGCTGCGTCTGTGCAAGCAAGGGGTATGGCTTCATCTGTGTCACGGACCCGATGGCGACGCAGGCCAATATCAAGGCCATCCATGCGTATGGCGGGCGGACCCTGGTAGTGGACCAGCGGGACGCCAATGGCGGTTTCGTCGGTACGCGGATCGAGGCCATCCGCCGGATCTGTGCCGAGGACCCCAATTGCGTCTGGCTCAACCAGTACAGCCACCCGGCCAATGTGCAGGCTCATCGCGAACAGACTGCCCGAGAGATCCTGCAGGTCTTTCCCGCACCTGATTGGTTGTTCATTGGGGTCGGGACTTCCGGAACCTTCATGGGGTGCGCCGAGGTGTTCAAGCGCGAGTCGCCGGGCACTCGGCTGGTGGCTGTTGATCCGCAGGGCTCGGTGAGTTTCGACAGGGCGCCGGGCAAGCGCCTCATTCCAGGCATAGGCGCCAGCCGGAAGCCAGAGTTGCTGGACGCTTCCCAGGCCGACGTGGTGGTGTCGGTCACCGAGCGCGATACCATCGCCACCTGTCGCGATGTGGCGCGCCGCTACGGCATCCTCCTGGGGGGATCGTCGGGCTCGGCGCTGGCGGCTATCGCCAGGTTGCCCGCGCCGCCAAGGCTCGGCGACACACTGGTGGTCATCGCCCCGGACCTGGGCGAGAAATACCTCGACACCCTCTATGACGATAATTGGGTCGCGCGGCATTTCTCAAGCCAGGAACGCGCCGTGGAAATGTCCTCATGA
- the sbnB gene encoding 2,3-diaminopropionate biosynthesis protein SbnB has translation MSGAMPFAVVVGGVIERLLAQQQQPVMDLIARAYQLHGQGESINPDSYFLRFAQKPDARIIALPAYLGGEVDTAGLKWIASFPGNVQQNLQRASAVLILNDYATGYPKALLESSVISAHRTAASAALGARALSGGSDRVRKIAIVGAGVIARQTLDYLFADGWSADEFAIHDLREQDARRLGDWIGAQGKGKTRVASDAEDCCAGAQLIVLATTAAAPYLTCHELFAHAPTVLNLSLRDIHPDLILDAQNVLDDIDHCLKANTSVHLAEMQTGSRSFVAGTLHDVLSQRLAPDPARARIFSPFGLGVLDIALGDFVLKRARASGQQLEIDNFFASTARW, from the coding sequence ATGAGCGGCGCGATGCCCTTCGCCGTGGTCGTGGGCGGTGTCATCGAGCGTTTGCTGGCGCAACAGCAGCAACCGGTCATGGACCTGATCGCGCGGGCTTACCAACTGCATGGCCAGGGTGAATCGATCAATCCCGACAGCTATTTCCTGCGCTTTGCGCAAAAACCCGATGCGCGAATCATTGCACTGCCGGCCTACCTGGGAGGCGAGGTGGACACGGCAGGATTGAAATGGATCGCCAGTTTCCCGGGCAATGTGCAGCAGAACCTGCAGCGCGCGTCCGCAGTACTGATCCTGAATGACTATGCCACCGGTTACCCCAAGGCCTTGCTGGAGTCCTCGGTCATCAGCGCTCATCGCACGGCAGCCTCTGCCGCGCTGGGCGCCAGGGCACTGAGTGGCGGCAGCGACCGGGTGCGCAAGATCGCCATCGTCGGCGCCGGGGTGATTGCCCGCCAGACACTGGACTATCTGTTTGCCGACGGCTGGTCGGCGGACGAGTTCGCCATTCACGACCTGCGTGAACAGGACGCCCGACGCCTGGGAGACTGGATCGGCGCCCAGGGCAAGGGCAAGACCCGGGTGGCGAGTGATGCCGAGGACTGCTGCGCCGGGGCGCAACTGATCGTGCTGGCGACTACGGCCGCCGCTCCCTACCTGACGTGTCACGAGCTGTTCGCCCATGCGCCCACGGTACTTAACCTGTCCCTGCGCGACATTCATCCGGACTTGATCCTGGATGCGCAAAACGTACTGGACGATATCGATCACTGCCTAAAGGCGAACACCTCTGTACACCTGGCTGAAATGCAAACCGGCAGTCGAAGTTTTGTCGCCGGCACCCTGCATGACGTGCTGAGCCAGCGCTTGGCGCCGGACCCTGCGCGAGCCCGGATCTTCTCGCCCTTTGGCCTGGGAGTACTGGATATCGCATTGGGCGACTTTGTACTCAAGCGGGCCCGTGCCAGTGGGCAGCAGCTTGAAATCGACAACTTCTTTGCCAGCACCGCCAGATGGTGA
- a CDS encoding threonine ammonia-lyase has protein sequence MTAETLEMPGVRVSGALGLEAVHDAARRLLGSIVRTPVLESQTLNQMLGARVLIKAESLQSGGSFKFRGALNALLAQPERPREVVAYSSGNHAIGVAMACRLLEIPVTVVMPADAPSIKLAKVREAGGNVVFYRRDRDDRNAIAEQVRAACGGLLIPSFDDAQVIAGQGTVALELIETAQQQGLHLEQLFVPCGGGGLVAGSCIASVQAGPGCSVVAVEPQGFDRVGRAWRAEAPDRNASTCGSICDALLTAMPSRLLLGLPQFKRLQTSCVDDAGVARAVAFAHQELGLMLEPSGAIALAAVLKGNAKVRGKTIGVICSGANIDPHVHQRCIDGY, from the coding sequence ATGACAGCTGAGACTCTTGAAATGCCTGGTGTACGCGTGAGCGGTGCATTGGGTCTGGAAGCGGTGCACGATGCGGCGCGACGTTTGCTGGGGTCGATCGTGCGGACCCCGGTGCTGGAGTCCCAGACCTTGAATCAGATGCTGGGGGCCCGGGTACTGATCAAGGCCGAGTCACTGCAAAGTGGGGGGTCATTCAAGTTTCGCGGGGCGCTCAATGCCTTGCTGGCCCAGCCCGAGCGGCCGCGGGAAGTGGTGGCTTATTCCTCTGGCAACCATGCCATTGGCGTGGCCATGGCGTGCCGCTTGCTGGAAATCCCGGTGACGGTGGTCATGCCCGCTGATGCGCCTTCGATCAAGTTGGCGAAGGTGAGAGAGGCCGGCGGCAACGTGGTGTTCTATCGGCGCGACCGGGATGATCGCAATGCGATTGCCGAACAGGTGCGCGCAGCTTGTGGTGGACTGCTGATTCCTTCCTTCGATGATGCACAGGTGATTGCCGGCCAGGGGACGGTGGCGCTGGAGCTGATCGAGACGGCACAGCAGCAGGGGCTGCATCTGGAGCAGCTTTTCGTACCCTGTGGCGGTGGTGGCCTGGTTGCGGGAAGCTGCATTGCCAGCGTCCAGGCCGGGCCCGGCTGTTCGGTCGTTGCGGTCGAGCCCCAGGGGTTTGACCGCGTGGGCAGGGCCTGGCGCGCTGAAGCTCCGGACAGGAATGCCAGTACCTGTGGGTCGATCTGTGACGCGTTGCTTACGGCGATGCCCAGCCGGCTGCTTTTGGGCTTGCCGCAATTCAAGCGCCTGCAAACATCCTGCGTCGACGATGCGGGGGTTGCCCGGGCGGTGGCATTCGCTCACCAGGAGCTGGGGCTGATGCTCGAACCGTCCGGGGCCATTGCCCTGGCCGCCGTCCTCAAGGGCAATGCCAAGGTCAGGGGGAAAACGATCGGCGTGATCTGTTCGGGGGCGAACATCGATCCGCATGTGCATCAACGCTGCATCGACGGGTACTGA